Sequence from the Actinocatenispora sera genome:
GTGCGCCCCGCCGCCGAGGGCGGCGCCCGCGGCGCACAGCCACCACGGCACCGCGACACCCGCGCCGAGCAGCACGAACGCCGGCAACAGGGCGAACGAGGCGAGGTAGGGCAGCACCGAGGCGGGCGTGGCCTTCAGCGGCCGGTCGTACAGCCAGGCGCAGCCGACCGCGGCGAGGTGCACCGCGCCGGCCAGCCACCCGGACAGCAGCGACAGCGGTACCGTCGCCGCCGCCGCGGCGACCGCCGACGCGCGCAGCGTGGCCGGCGTGACCAGCCCGGTCACCACCGGCTTGTCCCGGCGGCCGGCGGCGAGGTCGCGGGCCGCGTCCAGCCAGTCGTTCGCCCAGCCGACGGAGAGCTGGCCGGTGACCACCGCGGCGGCCACCGACGCCGTACCGGCGGCGCCGCGGCCGACCGCGACCGACAGCACGGTCGCCACCAGTGTGACCGCCGCCACAGGCTCCGGGTGGCAGCCGCGGACGAGCCCCAGCACGGTTCGCCGCACCCGCGCCGGACCGCCGCCGGTCGTCGCCGGCTCGTCCGGTCGCCGCACGCTCACCAGGCAAGACTCCGCATCCGCATACGGCCAGTCTGCCCGTCCTCGTCCGGTCCCCGCGCGTACCGCTGCGGCGTGGCACGCCGGGCTGGCACGCGGCGTACCCCGATGAACCACCCGAGCATCCCGTTCGTGTGACAGGGTCGGGAGGTGACCGCGATGGTGCGCACCGTCGATCGGGCGCCGGGCCGGCACCGGGGCCGCAACGAGCTGTCCCAGTACGAGCGGCTGCGGGACGAGTGGTGGCGCCCGGGCGGCGTGTTCGCCTCGCTGAGCTGGCTGGCCGAGGCGCGGGCCCGGCTGGTACCGCCGGCGCCCCGGCCCGGCGCGGTACTGGTCGACCTGGGCTGCGGCGGTGGGCTGCTCGCGCCGTGGCTGGCCGGTCGCGGGTACCGGCACGTCGGCGTCGACCCCGTCGCCACCTCGCTGCGGGTGGCCCGGGAACACGGGGTGACGCCGCTCGCCGGCGACGCGTACCGGGTGCCGCTCGCGTCCGGCTGCGCCGACGTGGTGGTGGCCGGTGAGCTGCTGGAACACGTGGCCGACCCGGCCCGGGTGATCGCCGAGGCGGCACGGCTGCTGCGGCCGGGCGGGCTGCTGGTCGGCGACACGATCAACGCGACGATGGTGGCCCGGCTGATCCTCGTCACGCTGGGTGAGCGGATACCGGGGGTCGTGCTGCCGCGTGGCCCGGGGGGCCGGCTGCGGTTCCGGCCGGTGATCGCGGCCGGCATCCACGACCCGGACCTGTTCGTACCGCCCGGGCTGCTGCGCACCGCGGCCCGCGCGCACGGGGTGGACCTGCAGGTACGCGGGCTGCGGCCGGGCGTACCCGGGCTGCTGCGGTTCGTCGCGACCGGGCGCGGGCCGGTGACCATGCGGGCCGGTGGTTCGTCGGCGCTGCTCTACCAGTTTCGCGGCCGGCGCCGCGGCCGGCCGCCGGGTGAGACACCGTGAGAAGCAGGCATCGGCGGCCCGACCGGCGCCAGAGGGAGGCGACGTGACCAGTACGCGTGAGGTGACCGAGGAGCAGCCGCTGACACCGGACCGGGCGGTGGCGGCGGCCGCCGCGCTGGTGCCGGACTTCGCCGCGCGGGCGGCCGGGTACGACGTGGACGGCGCGCTGCCGGCCGCGGACCTCGCCGCGCTGCGGGACGCCGGCCTGCTCGGGCTGATGGTGCCGCCGCGGCTGGGTGGTGCCGGCGCCGGGTTCGCCGACTACGCACGGGTGGCGATGGAGCTGGGCCGCGGCAACGGCGCGACCGCGCTGATCTACAACATGCACGCCTCGGTCACCGGCGCGCTGGCGCAGACCCCGGACGAGCTGGCCCGCGCGCTCGGCGCGACCGACGCGTACTTCGCCGCCCGGGACGCGATCCTGACCGCCACGGTGCGCGACGGCGCCCGCTACGCGGTGGCGATGAGCGAACCCCGGGCCGGCTCCCGGCTGTCCGAACTGACCAGCACCTACCGCGCGGACGGCAACGGGTTCGTCATCGACGGCCACAAGTGCTTCGTCTCCGGCGCCGAGGGCGCCGCCGGCTACCTGGTGGCGGCCCGCTCGTCGGCCGAGCCGGACAAGATCTCCCAGTTCCTGGTACCGGCCGGCGACGGCGTCCGGGTCGCGCCGAACTGGGACGTGCTCGGCATGCGCGCCACCGCGAGCCACGACCTGCACCTGTCGGTACGGGTACCGGCCGACGCCCTCCTCGGCGGCGTGGAGGGGCTGGCCCTCCTGGTCGCCCAGGTGATGCCGCAGTGGCTGGTGGCGAGCTACGCCGCGGTGTACGTCGGGGTCGCGCAGGCCGCCGTGGACGCCGCAGTGTCCTATGTGGAAGGTCGGAACCTGGCCACGC
This genomic interval carries:
- a CDS encoding UbiA family prenyltransferase gives rise to the protein MSVRRPDEPATTGGGPARVRRTVLGLVRGCHPEPVAAVTLVATVLSVAVGRGAAGTASVAAAVVTGQLSVGWANDWLDAARDLAAGRRDKPVVTGLVTPATLRASAVAAAAATVPLSLLSGWLAGAVHLAAVGCAWLYDRPLKATPASVLPYLASFALLPAFVLLGAGVAVPWWLCAAGAALGGGAHFFNTLPDLAADRAAGIAGLPHRLGARTAWWVGAALLLAASGLLAYGVRGWYGPAGFAVALAALVVGAVAGRRPGSRATFRVVLVVALVDVALLVLAGAATG
- a CDS encoding methyltransferase domain-containing protein translates to MVRTVDRAPGRHRGRNELSQYERLRDEWWRPGGVFASLSWLAEARARLVPPAPRPGAVLVDLGCGGGLLAPWLAGRGYRHVGVDPVATSLRVAREHGVTPLAGDAYRVPLASGCADVVVAGELLEHVADPARVIAEAARLLRPGGLLVGDTINATMVARLILVTLGERIPGVVLPRGPGGRLRFRPVIAAGIHDPDLFVPPGLLRTAARAHGVDLQVRGLRPGVPGLLRFVATGRGPVTMRAGGSSALLYQFRGRRRGRPPGETP
- a CDS encoding acyl-CoA dehydrogenase family protein encodes the protein MTPDRAVAAAAALVPDFAARAAGYDVDGALPAADLAALRDAGLLGLMVPPRLGGAGAGFADYARVAMELGRGNGATALIYNMHASVTGALAQTPDELARALGATDAYFAARDAILTATVRDGARYAVAMSEPRAGSRLSELTSTYRADGNGFVIDGHKCFVSGAEGAAGYLVAARSSAEPDKISQFLVPAGDGVRVAPNWDVLGMRATASHDLHLSVRVPADALLGGVEGLALLVAQVMPQWLVASYAAVYVGVAQAAVDAAVSYVEGRNLATLPAVRARIGRAEASVAATRLAVLEAARRVDDDPGAPETNRWVWRAKLLAGDTAARVASDLLEAAGAGASRRGQPLERLYRDARCGALQPATSDVCADWLGVAALGGDPNAAGTAPRW